The sequence below is a genomic window from Bombus affinis isolate iyBomAffi1 chromosome 13, iyBomAffi1.2, whole genome shotgun sequence.
TATTTATTCTATGGATTCTAATCTACATGATCTTCTTCGTCTTATTATCATTTCGTTATTACGTTTCTTAGATTGCGTAGCATTTACGAAGAATTCGTCTAATTATGCTATATTCACAAAATTACACGCACCCAGTGGCAACACTTCGTTTTGGGTTAAATTGTGGAATCCAGGTGACGAGAAAAAGGTAtacacatttatttatttattttcaacgCTCGCTTATCACAATGTACATGTATATCATTAAAACTTTGTATGCCGTTATATGTTCTTTCAGGAGAAAGAATAGAacataaaagataaaataaatgtaGATAAAAGATCAACGTTTATATAATTTCTATAGATAGGGAATATTGATGGAGAATTATTTTGAGGTTTAAATCTTAGTTACTTTTCTTCTTTATGGCAATAGAATTTCTTAGTTTAACAGAATGATGCATACGTACAGGGGCAAGCTTTTATATTGCTTAGTCTTTTACCGATTCCCGCTTCCGCTGAAAAAATAGCAGACACATGGACTGCAGGAGTTGAACTGGTGTTTGCAAATTCTGGCAGCCGTCAAACATTTCCAGCAGATAATGTTCGTAACAATACGATGTTTTAACTTTTCTATATTCCTAATTACGTGGTATAATCTATAGAGTATGAATATTCATGCCTTTTCTTACAGGGAAATTTATAAGCGAAGAAAATGGAATACGAtataaaatttaagaaaatatacatatagagTATGCGAAATAAAAGTACTCGTTAGACTTAAATAAAAAGTTGAAATTTTTCTGACTTAAACGAGAAACTAAAGATTAGCAATATGCAAgacataattattataaaaatagtatatttcttttttctctgatcaGGAAGAAGAAAACGCTGAAAATACTCCTGAAATTTTGGTCGGTTCAAAGTGGACGGGAATATGGATAACATGGGGTGGTGGTTTCATTTCCGCTGGTATCGAGGGGGCAATGAAACCTTTAGTGATGCAGGAATATAAGAAAAAACATGGAATTACAAGCTTGTATCCAGAAACGTTTCTGTATTATGGAGTTCGCGGGACGAACGTTTTATGGAGCACCGCGTTCTGTCACGCTCGTACGTTTTCGATAAATCAAAATCAGTAGAATACGAGGAAAATGTTATTGTTAAATATGGTTAAAGCACAGCCTACAATTTCTAAAATTTAAGCCTCGAATATATTGGTCAGAGAATTATCTAAATCTTAATTACAATAAATACCAAATCGTTTTATATAACTATATGTAATAATAGCTATATACTAAAATTTTTAGATTGCGAGACGCATACGACTTTCGGCATTGATTTTTCGAAAGTTTGGGCCATGcaaaaaaataacgatacgatcGATGTTCGGCTTTTCGTTCGTGCGAGCCAAAATATCCAAATACGTTTGTATCAAACTCCATCGATAGAATATCCCTCTGTGAcggtaaatattctaataatcgAATCTTGATAggtcatttttttaaattaccgTATGATATTATATAGGTAATAATAAGCAAAGACGTTACGACACTTACGTATCAAGAATTCGAAGAATCGTCGAAACATTATTTAAAAGAGATTTCCACCTCAGGCTTGCTCGATTTTTGGTCATGGAGAGAGTTCAGCATCAGGTTGACGATTTCGTATATTACAATCGAATTTTATTACATTCGTCCATTTAGTTACTTTAGTACTTTACTGCTCTCTTTTACGTTGTAGCATTTTTGGCGGACATTTACGCGTGTATTCACACAAGCAGAGAGGTGCTATCGAATTATTGTACATGAACGAAATCTTTTTTGCTAGTTTGAGGTGGTTTAGCATTGGAAGCGAAAAGACAATAGCGCAATGGACGCTGTTTTGTTCTCCGGAAGGTAACATTCCTCGATTTAAATCTTCGTGTTACGCGTATTTATCGTCAGATGTGCGTAATTTAAATTTCATAGTAGAATGCAATTATACTGAAGAAAATATACTCAATAAATGATTCTACGCCGATACGAAAGACGATTATAAGAAACTTACGTTTAAATAGAATCAGATGCGGTAGAGGATGCTTGGCCACCAAATTGTTTGTCCGATATAGGAGATTTTCAATTCAAAGGTACACAATGGACAAGCATTAATGAAATTCCATGTATTCCATGGATATCGAAAGAAGTAAGAAATATACTTATGAAAAGGTTATTAATATATCAAGCTAAAGATGTTAATTAAAAGATAAATGATTTTGACATGATTCAGACACTCGATCTTTCAGACAGTACATACATAACGCGTGCAATCATAGTACATATGTAAATCTGTATTACAATGAACAACAATAATTGTTGCAATTACTGTAATAATTACTGTAAAcatgaaatttttcattttggTATACGCATGTCTTTTAATAAGATCCCAGCAGAGAGTAAATCTGTATTACAATGAACAACAATAATTGTTGCAATTACTGTAATAATTACTGTAAAcatgaaatttttcattttggTATACGCATGTCTTTTAATAAGATCCCAGCAGAGAACAAAGATGACAAAAATTTTATCGACGGGTCTGCTTTGAAGGCACTTAATAAATGTAGAAATCCCACTCGCGACTCCAATGGTCCCTATTGTTACGCATACGTCCCTTGGGAGAGTGTAACGATATCAAAACGATATTGCTCCGTTCGAAAATGTAGATCGTCAGGTAATTAATGATTCTATTtaaatgttaattaaaatttcgtccCGATAAATAAAAGTCTTGTGCTTAAATACAGTAAAGCTCCATTCGTCTGAATTTGTCAGACAGGACAAACGGTTTATACAGAAGCTCGTCAACTTTCCTCGCTACTTATTTTCGTTCATACTTTTTCGTTCGTATAACGAAAGCTCCTAATAGGAGGTCGCGCACAGGCAAGCGAATTCAATCGGCAAAAGTTCAGTTAATCGGACGTTACCTAAAATTTCGTTGCAATAAGTGGAGTTGAGTAGTGCAGCGACGTAGTTCTACCGTACATTAAAACAAGTACAAAACAAAGACGATTAACTCTCCTTTGCAGAATGTCGAATGGCAGGTACGGCGAACGATTACATGGGAACACTTTCGAAAACACGTTCAGGACGTGATTGTGACAAATGGCCAATCAGACCTAAATTACCAGCGATGGCCCAAAATGCGTCTCGAGCAAATACCACCAAAACGACTCGCGTCAGATCTGCAAAAATTGGAGCAAATGTAGCAGTTGCCAAAACCAGTTTGACAGTCGGtagagaatatttcaatgatagCGTCTTTCCAGAAGGAAGTGCCAAGAATGCCAGTAATTATTGCAGAAATCCGTCGCGTAATATCGCCGGCACTTGGTGTTACACCAAGGATCCTTTGGTGCCCCATGATCTATGCAACGTTAGAGATTGTGAGAAACCAGGTAAATATTGCGACATTATTTTAGCCAATATTTTATTCGcaaattttattttccataTTTTGTTCAAGATCTTCCATATGAAATAGTTTCCTCGGTGAATTTTCATTAGGAAAGAACGAATCGAAAAAATGTCAGGCAACTTGGAACCTCCTTGTTTATTAACTAAAACGTAATAATAGTAAAGCGCGTTCTAGTACGATGGtaaaagacattccaatatttttgttatttatttaaaaagtaatGATTCTCTTCTTGGGATGCAATTAAAGTATACTAATATAAAATCTAATTCTAATTAATCacaatgaaaattataattaatcgtCGTTTTTACAGAGGAGTACACGTTCCTTGCCGTGGGAGATGGCCTAGATAGGCGTACATACGTTTTACCCGAATATCGTTCGGAAGGTTTACACTTTTCTGTGAAAGCTTGGGAACCGGATAATCCAGATTCTGTCGTGTTTGTCTTTTTAGCCGATGATGGATTAAAATCGCGTTACATCCTCAAAATAGGAACGTCGAGCAACGAAAAAGTACTTCTCTTTTACGAATCGGAAACTACAGGTAATTAGCGAATATATTCAGTCGGAATACTTTTTTGTTTCCCAGTGATCGAATATAGAGTTggcaatttcaaatttgcaaatgttaatataataatttataatttattattatctttcACCATCATTGACCATTATCTCTCAATCAGGAGATTCTTTGGAAGTTGACAAATATGTCTGTATGTTTAAAGAAACTAAAGAACttcgattaattaaattattaactgAAAATCATTAAAACATTGGTAGCCCGACGAGTTAACTAGTCTTTCGCAGCTAACAGGTTAACGCGGGAACCGGTTAAAGGAAAACTGGATAAGAGgaagttttaattaatttgttcTATTATTGAACGTATAATTAATATCTTTAAAGCACGGCATTGTAATTTCAAGTTCGGTGTATTCCCATCCTACTTCTTCTTCTAATACTTCTAAGAACAACTTGTTATAATTATCTCGCTTTTTAACCGAAGTCTGTTTAATTACAGCAATTTCCTTGGTCAAAAGGAAAACTCTGCCACATTTGCTTTATGTAGGAAAATGGAGCAGCTTTATCATCCGTATACCACGCGGACAATTATTGCTTTATTACGAAGACGATCCTACACCATTGTTCGAATGGACTCATCCCGATCCTCCCAATGCTTTTCTACcaatgtattattattatggCAGCGAACAATCAAAAGCTGTTGGCTTCGCGTTCGATCGTGGATCAAGTACGTTTACAATTAAAGAAACgaactaaatattataatttcgcATAAGTCCACGAAAATCTACAGTCTATTAATCACTATTAATGTTAGTAATGTTCTCGAGAAATATAGGGGCGAATGTTTAATATCGGTACATAGAAATGTTTAATGTTTTACATGAATATCCTTTCATATTTTAATCTAGATACAAGTATCAAGTTAAAATGAATATAAATGATTCTTCATACAAATAGATTGTCATATAGAAAACACGAGAACTGATAAATACACCAGAATCCTATCGTTATCAACATGGATTGACGAAGAAATATTGCTTCCTCAACAAGTGACTCTTCATCTTCGAGGGGAAGGTGCAGTTCATTTCCCTTTCTACCTGATGCCCGAGACTCCAGggtaaatgtaataaattttcTCGCCTGTTTTCAGTTTCTCAATCTCTAAATTTCGCATGTATAATTTcagtaatatatataatactgtaATATATTAATCAAATTACTGTTATATTGGCAATCTTACATATTATAAATTCTTcttgtttatttttaattcttttctcAAAAATTCTTAAAAACCCGAACATCTCTTGCAGATGAATATTCAGTTTTCATGCAGCAGACTGCATTACTATCCCAAAATTGTACTCACGACTTTCTGTAAGTTACACGCAAAGATCTATCGTTACCCAGGACGTTAAATTCTTGTGATATACTCATTTTAATAAACACTAGAGCTTCCAGTAAACGTAATTTactgatatatactattttaaTAGATATTTTATGCTCAAGCTTAATGACCCAGATCGTTGGATATTATTCGCAAAAACTACGTACCCTACAGTGACGGTTTTCCACAAACAAAAATCGCGTGTACCTTTATTCACAACGAATTCATGGACTAATATTACAATAAGGTAAAAAGTGGTATAAATTTTTACTTGACAAATATAATTCGATATTATACACTAAAGATAGATATCTTTATGATTCGCAGTAGGATCAACGATTCAGATAGTTTTATCGAGTGACATTTACTTTTTAAAATTCGCAGATGGTCTGCAAATACGATGAACATCTACTCCAACGCCACAAATGTGTTTCATTATCAGCATACCAGTCTTCTCATATTCTACTTCTTTTCCGTCGGCGTCGATGCCAACAGCTGGGTTACTTGGTCTGTCAATTGCGTTCCAACGGGTAGAAACACATGCCCTCGTATtctgttattaaatatttaggAAGATTTAGGAAGAGATTTAGTTTTTTTTAAaacattattaataaaattaaatttcttccttgacaGATATAGAAGGTCCACCAGTTGATGGAGGTTGGTCAGAATGGGGACCATGGGCATGCAGCGTGAGCTGCAATGGTGGTACAGGAATTCGAAAACGACGTTGCGACTCGCCAACACCTAACATCAGAGGAGAACCGTGTGTAGGACCGAGTACAATGACTGGACGTTGCAACGAAATTCTTTGTGGCGATATAACCGAAGGTAACTTTAAAAATTCTAATTCCATTCGAGGACTATGGATTTCCACACGGTATACATATTGTCATTTATTGGAACCAGCTGCAAATAAATTTATCTTCGATTTGTCAGAAGAACTTTCTTCAATCTCCATAAATGCATGAATATCCTCAGTCTAACAATCGTATTAAGATTaggtataaaaataacaaaatgaaACTTGATATCATCTCTGTAAAAATGGTACGTAAACTATTTTGCTCGCAGATACGATAAAATTGATAAATCGAAGAATTAGAATGAACCATACGGCTCTTACTGCCAAAGAGCATCGTTCTATCACAATTAAATCCGACTCGGATATCGTGGAATTAATTACTAAGGAATCTCCTCGTTCCGAATTACAATGGTCCTTAAATGGTGTCTTTGTGGAGATAGAGCCCGAAAGATTGGAGTTAAAAGATTACAATATtggtaaaatataatttctcgtGGTTTTTACCAAAATTACGCTGTCACCGAGAATCTCTCGTTCAGAgataattaacaattatttattcAGAGATAATGGAAGCGGTTCTAAATGATTCTGGCGTTTATGCGATGACACTACGTCGAATCGATGGAACGTATTCGATTATCAAAGTGGTCACCTTGGCAGTGATTCCAGCAGAGGAAACTATGCAAATAAGGGAAACTCTAGACACAACCATACAATGCCACTGTGCAATCCTAGGACACATTTATTCGGAGCTTGAAGTGTCTTGGTTAGTACGCAATAAAACGTGGAAGAATTATGGCATCACGCTTCCAATGGCAGCCGATGTTGAACACATTACAAAAGTTAATAAAACGCATAACGGGATGTGGCAATGTGTCGTGAAGCAAAATGATTTAAATTTTGTATGGATAACAAATATGATATATATCAGAGGTAATTGTCATTTTTAATCTTACCTatattcttcatatttttattctaCTACGTCCAAATCATTCTACTGATATCAATCACAAGCTGTGCTGCAAATATCTctgaatattttgtataaatgtataaagttagcACTTGTATTTTGCATAAGTTGTATTCTTAATTAGTAAtaggtatatgtatgtattataattTACGTTGTGCTTTGATCTTTCATCAGAGAATATTATTATAACGAGAATATAATGTGCATCACTGATACACTATCTCCAAGGAAACATTCTTTACTAAAAGAATAACATTTTAATGAGAGGGTATTCGGACAGTAGTAAGTGACTAATAAATCATAGTATAATAAAAGTTCCCTGTTCCCATGATAAGATAATTACCATCAATTACCTCAGACATGATAAATTCTTCCGATATAAATCTTGACAAATGTAAAATAGATCTCATACTGTAACGATacagaaaaataattaaagttcGATGTTCATCTGTAATTAACATCTGTAACAAATACGAAAGGGAAAGAACATAGAAAATTCCAAATGAATTTCGAATAGAATATAGAATAGAAAACATTAATGTGAAATCATTTACTTTTTTGATATATGCACAGTTTACTGAACGAGTCTTGGTAGAAACTTGTGGGAACCGGAAAAACCGGTAACAGTGTAGGTAACATTAGATTcaagatcttctagggatgttattatttgaaaattttcccTAAGTGAATTTTACACGGTTGTTTACTCACGTTCAATATTTCTCGTAGACTTTAAAGCTTTTCTATCTGAATGTTTTATCAAAACacaatatttctataaaatttatcCACTTATGATAATGCAGCGAACTACCTTTGTAGTAGATGTAATAGCGGACCCAGTTTTAAATTTGATATAGTTTTTTGAATAAGGATATTTTGATTTTACGATGTTTACTTTATATTAGCTGAATTCACTTATTTTAAAGTTCATTTTTAAGTTCTAGGGCCTCCAAATTGGCGTACGCATTTGATGGAAGATCAGGCAACGCGTTTCTTTTTTGGTTGGTTGCCAAATGAAGATTACGTCGGTGTTTTCGTATTGGTTCTTTTTCTGATTTTAGTCGCAGCCATAATCATAGGATcttattattacataacgtaTGTGCAGTACTTATTTTCATTATCcaatgtatttttttttcttaatgtaCAATTGTCTTATATTTTTCAAGCCATAATTTGATGgttaaaaatttaaatgaacAAATATATCCTGCATTTAGAATTCGAgaaactgcgaaacacatatttGACTTGAGAAATATAGCCAGAAGTCCAAGAGGCACACAATATGAACCACTGTCGGACGAAATGACTACCGAAGATCAAGCGATCACTGACGATCAAATAACTACCGACGACCAAGCGACTATTGAAGATGAAGCTACCGAAGACCAAACAACTACCGAAGATCAAGGAACTCCGAAACATCAAACGGCGATCAACGATTAAGCTACAGAATAAACCATCGCTTTTTAAGATGCTtaatataaaatgtttattGTACAATTAATACAAATTATTATAATCATATTTAATACAAATGTTGGTAATTTACAATCGGCACACGTTGATACAGTACAGTATAATAACAGCATGGATAAAGGATACGATATAAAATTATCCCACAAGACACTACTACGTTTACGAAAATTCCAGTCTACCATTTCTTCGAGTACATTTTCTAAATATCGCCTGAAACCAACATTCTCGTTTACCATTAGATGGATCGATTCCAAAATAAAAACCGAGGAACTGGAAACCTTGGAAACTCGTCAACTCTTCTGTACGATCGAACACGCGAGAAGACGGACTTCTAATCAGCGAAAGGAGCGAGTAATCGCGAGGTAAAAGCGCAGGGATCGGTCCCCGATCGATTTCGTAACTATATTCCTCGGTGTTCCAACGTTCGGTCGTAACGAACGAATAAAAGGAGAGGTTTTCAGGTGACGGGTAGAGCGAACGGCGGCGAACGAGAAGAAGGGCGAGAGAAAGAGATCAGAGTGGCGGCGAGCGACAACGAGGCAAAGTGGAAGAAGAGGATGAAcgaggaagaaggaaagaagttGGACACAGGAGGCAGAGGAAGAAGCTGGTTGAAGCGAGAGGGAACGGCGTGGAATCAGGGAGGCAGCCTCGGCTGGTTGGCAGAAGATCGCCAAGGTGCAGGCCCGAGGAAACGcgacgaaagaaagaaataagagAGTCCAGAAGGCTGTTAGGTGGAAGAAATGGCGAGGAGCAGGAGAGCGGCGGATAAAAGGATATGGTAGGGCGTGGAAGCGGGAAGATGGTAGGGAACTAGAAGAGGATGGACACGAGCGAGCAGAACGCACGAGGGAGAAGGAAAGGGCACAGGGAGCGACAGGTGCCCAATCGCCCACGTGGGTTCTCTCTTTACGGTGCTGCAGCGACGGTAGAAGGGTGAAgaagacgacgatgacgacgacgaggacgacgagCCGGCTTCCTTGTAATGGTGAAGCAGCCGATACTCGTTCTATACACCAAGTGCACTCGCCACAGGATGAACATAGTGGGGCAAAGAGATCCATTGGCGTGTATACCGTTTGGCTACTCTTATCTCTAACGAGTCTTCGTCTTCCTTATGTGAAACGCTAACAGAGAACAACATTACGCGAGATACGAAGACAGTGGAGTCGTTGGAGATAAATAGTCGAAGGAACAGGTCGaacgaaaaggaaagaaaaggtgGCAATCGTCGAACGGTCAGGAGGAGATCGGCAAGACAGGGCGAAGTACGGCGTCAAAGGATACCAGCAGAGGGCTACGCCACTGAAAAAGTCTGCAGCGGGCCATGTACTGTGGCCATGTGAGTGGGAAAAGAGGTAAGGAAGGGGAAGGGCTACCCATTCGGTAGCAAATGCTGGTAACCCGTCGCAAGGTCAAGATCAGTCGGTTAATCCTATCCAGTCAGCCGAGGCCCTTGCACCTTGGAGGACGAACGACCCTCACGCTCGCAACTGAAATTTCACTTTGCGATCGTCGCACGTCGCACTTGCTCGATTTGCTCCAATTTTTGAAATTGCTCGATCCCCCCGCCCGCAGGGTATATCGATCGATCGTGTTCCTCATTTAGATCTAAGTCGGGAGCGGACACGAAAACGACGTACGACCGGGGAACACGGGACAGTTTCGAGTGCGCTCCACACACAGTGTCTCTCTGTACttgtatttaaaaaaacgaTTCGAGTGCGTTTCAACGTGGTGGTGGCTTCTGACGAAAATAATTAACATCGTTCCCCTCGAATTCACAACGTTGCTTTCGCCACCCTCTTCCATCGATCTCGAGTTACCATTTCTCTTGCCGAAAACCACGTTTCTGGCAGAGACTGttgaaagaaaaagggaaaagggCATCGACGTTTGATCATTTCGCACGATCGTCTGGTAACAAAcgttcgataaaaaagaaagaatcgaGGATCTTGTCGTTGTGTGGGAAAAAGTGTTTACAACAGTGGAGACAACGGTAGCTGTGATTTTCCCCGAGCCACCCTTTGCGGGCCCTTTGTTATGGAAACCTGCGTTCTGATACCCAAAGAATTTTCCTTGGCACTAGCGAATGATCGATCGAACTACAAGGGCCTCTTCAAGAATGATTCAGGCGGTTTAGTTACGGACGTCAGGATATCCGTATGGTCGAACGTGCTTATTCCGGCAGGGACGTTGATCTACCCCTTTCAGGGCTCCATTCGATTCGACAAGATCGACCTTTACTCCCTTCTCGATGACAACGATGTAAGTAACGTGTTTCGTCGTAAGATTCTTCTAACTTTCGTTGCTCGGATTCTTGCGATTGATCTTAGCCGTTAATCTATTTCGGTCCTGTATCGAGCTCGTTTCTTTCCGTCGACGGGAAAACCTTACTCTTTGCATCACAGTTCTGTTCAAGCTCTCAAACGTTTCTCTTTGGAATTATCAACAATATGCAAGCGTTTTTGACAGAATCAAAAGAATACAATAGAAGATAAGAAACAGAATTAGTTGACTTTTATCGGGAGAAAAGCTGAAAGCAACGCTTTCGTTGTAATTCCGCGTACAATTCAAACAACAAGGATTATA
It includes:
- the LOC126923774 gene encoding uncharacterized protein LOC126923774; translated protein: MKPLVMQEYKKKHGITSLYPETFLYYGVRGTNVLWSTAFCHAHCETHTTFGIDFSKVWAMQKNNDTIDVRLFVRASQNIQIRLYQTPSIEYPSVTVIISKDVTTLTYQEFEESSKHYLKEISTSGLLDFWSWREFSISIFGGHLRVYSHKQRGAIELLYMNEIFFASLRWFSIGSEKTIAQWTLFCSPEGNIPRFKSSCYAYLSSDVRNLNFIVECNYTEENILNK
- the LOC126922979 gene encoding plasminogen-like, with protein sequence MAGTANDYMGTLSKTRSGRDCDKWPIRPKLPAMAQNASRANTTKTTRVRSAKIGANVAVAKTSLTVGREYFNDSVFPEGSAKNASNYCRNPSRNIAGTWCYTKDPLVPHDLCNVRDCEKPDLPYEIVSSVNFH